From a single Phacochoerus africanus isolate WHEZ1 chromosome 11, ROS_Pafr_v1, whole genome shotgun sequence genomic region:
- the BTG2 gene encoding protein BTG2 — MSQARWTGKRTDMLPEIAAAVGFLSSLLRTRGCVSEQRLKVFSGALQEALTEHYKHHWFPEKPSKGSGYRCIRINHKMDPIISKVASQIGLSQPQLHQLLPSELTLWVDPYEVSYRIGEDGSICVLYEEAPVATSYGLLTCKNQMMLGRSSPSKNYVMAVSS; from the exons ATGAGCCAGGCCCGCTGGACTGGGAAGAGAACAGATATGCTCCCGGAGATCGCTGCCGCTGTAGGtttcctctccagcctcctgaGGACCCGGGGCTGCGTGAGCGAGCAGCGACTCAAGGTTTTCAGCGGGGCTCTCCAGGAGGCACTGACAG AGCACTACAAACACCACTGGTTTCCTGAAAAGCCATCCAAGGGCTCTGGCTACCGCTGCATTCGCATCAACCACAAAATGGACCCCATCATCAGTAAAGTGGCTAGCCAGATTGGACTCAGTCAGCCCCAGCTGCACCAGCTGCTGCCCAGCGAGCTGACCCTGTGGGTGGACCCCTATGAAGTGTCCTATCGCATCGGGGAGGATGGCTCCATCTGTGTCCTGTACGAGGAGGCCCCGGTGGCCACCTCCTATGGGCTCCTCACCTGCAAGAACCAAATGATGCTGGGCAGGAGCAGCCCCTCGAAGAACTACGTCATGGCGGTCTCCAGTTAG